Part of the Bicyclus anynana chromosome 3, ilBicAnyn1.1, whole genome shotgun sequence genome is shown below.
gtatgcagatttcctcatgatgtatacccttcactgtttgagacaagtgatattgaatttcttaaaatacacatatccCAGACCGAATCCAAACCTACATCTTATAGTAGCTATAACATATGATATGTTATAGCAACTATAATAGACCCAAATGCAGATCACCCTGCTGTGACTAGACTCGCCTTAGCATGCTTCAATGTTAAAGAACTCTTGATTTGAACTAAAGTAGGTTATATCCAAAAATTAGTTTAACCTGTGCTCAAAATAATAAGACTCAAATCATATTAATTAGGCCTGACTTGTTATGAAATCTCGAGATGCAAGGAAACTTATGATTGTGAGCTCTTCACactaccaaataaataaaaaaatttaacctaaAGTCCTTtacatgaaagaagtcccccagatgCTGCACTAATGTTTTAATGACGCTcaatgtcatttggtaatggcgtttttattgttatttttgtaaggCACCatcaattttagtttaggttttagcCGCTGGATTTCTTTCATGATATGGACTCTATCTAAATCATCACTGTCGACATATCTATTTAAAGTCAAACCAAATCATTGTatcataaaattgtatatttttcttaagCATCTATCCCTAAATACAGTAGTAATAAAACTTTAGCACACTTACAACATATGATTTTGACAGATTTCACAAGTGTGTCTTAAGCTTTGGTACATTGtacatttattcaaattaactCTCCTCTTTTGTGTCTATTGATTCTGTTTGGTTATCTTCTGTAGTAGGACTGTTTTGTATAGATATATGTTTTTCTAGATGTGACACAAGTATCTGCTGACTCTGGTTAAGTTGCCCGACAAGGCAAGAGCCTGCACTTTGGAGAACTGAACACAGTTGGCTCCTCGCTACATCCAGATTAGGGAGTTTGCTGAACTCTACTAACTCattctttgataataatttatcttcAATTATACCagctgaaacaaaaataataatttgttactaGGAGCTGTTACATTGTGAGGAatcctaagaattttcttaattctctgtgtgtgaagtcttccaatctgcattgggccagcgtggtagactattagccttaaaccctgtcattctgatcggagactcatgctcaacagtgagcagcaaatggattgctaatgatgatgataatgaggtTACTACATTAgactaattaattatgtatttattgtttaaccATTTGAGAAATCAGTaggcatttaaatattatgataaagtCTGTGATATATATGGCCTTATTACTTGGATGAAGATATTGATAAGCTATTAAGGTTAATAACCGACAACCAACTGGTGGTAGCAAACTTGAACTGACTGGCTTAATAACTATTCAGTTCAAGTTGTCCAAGCATTTAAATTcatctactttttaatttagattgaaaatttaaatagagtGAAATATCATAGCCATACTAATACTAACCCATAACAACCAACTGTGGTGCTTTCTTAAGTATTTTAAACATCTTTGCAGCATTTTCTGGTTGGCCAAATATGATGTTTTGGTGTGACGTAAACAACTGATTTACAGCCTCGTACCGGGTGCCCGTAGTTGCCATGCTTACTATTTTCTTGCCATATGTTCTTAAATGCATGTCATTCTTCTTCAACGATGCGTATACAGGTGTCTTATCCTCCATATTTATGGAATTAACATGTAAAAATACTACCATTTTGGAAGTGTTAAACCAATTTAAACATTCGTTAGCTAAGATTCTTTCAAATGGATTGTCTATTTCCATTTTTGCTATGGTATCTTTTATTTTCTCACATTTCATTATTTCGGGCAACAAGTGCTTCGGTGGACCAAAGTGAGGTTTGGAAATATCGATCAGAATTTGCCTTCCAAAGTGGGGTTTGCGAGGCTTctgtatattaatttttccTCGAAATCGTCTAGTACACAATAATGGTGCAGCGGTTTTCAATAGACCTagaaaatatagtttaaaattaatttcaaattgtgAAAAAGTCAATAATCAACAATATGAATTCGCAACATTTTACCTCTATTTATTAAAGCCATTGCGCCAGCTATGAAATTACGTATTATAGAGATAAtacgtaatattaataaataaataaataaatacactctgttttaatttatgtaaattgcaaaataaatattatagaatatttaatttccttttgAAAACATATGCATTTGCATCTAATTTTTCTTCCGGCTTTGACAGTTGACAAGTTGACAATGACAAGAAATAAGAAGTTAAAAAAGATAGAACCCCAAAAGTCCATAGACAATCCATAACCTGGactcatagaggaattagatatggAGACGCATcgcatataatattttaattaataaataatattttgtgttcttACATGGTTCCtaaactacacacaactattttgatttaaaacacacacacataataataacaacGAGTAGATGTTACTCTATAGCATCACAAAGCAGACAGACGaaacttttaaaaacatttttttgttgaGAAAACTCCAGAAAGGTTCAGTGATTATCCGATGTGGTTTTGAATCAAAACATCCGGGGTTCGAGTCAGTATGAGATACCTACTGATACTTTCATTCATCTAGAAAATTAATTCAGTTATATTtacagcctggagttgggaagtttgtggtgttacacccctAAGCATCCGAAAGCACgttaggaaaacgggagaagttgatccatttttacagcgatactacagGCTACTAAGGGCTGATTTAAAGAGTCTGATTTAAAAATCGCGGGCAtcctctagtataaaataattattttataacgtctagcgagtcaggtcctTTTTGTAATTGTTCTGAGCTTGTTGTAAATTGAGATTTGATCCTTGgagtataaaataatctttgGATGTGatactatccacagaatattaATTCTTAAATCGATCTGAATCGAAATTATGAAAATCTTAGAaatatattcacaaaaaaatcgattatgTGAAAAATTGGTCTAGGCTAATTAccactgaaatatttttcaattctaaTCTAACCAGTAATTCAGAGATTATCAAGTTCaatcaaacttttcagcttatattttactataagtttatttgtaatttaattacgtATTTGTTTACATTCATCTAATAGcgattaattagtaattatatttgATCTTTCGATTAATCGGCGACTCGTCAGCATCAGTACATCACTATTAACTGATATTGTCATTTGTCTGTCAAGTGTCAACTCATGTTTCATCACAACAAAAACAtgtgtttttactttttcttattgccacttgaaattgaaaataaccTCTGActttattaaatattctttataaattattagttcGTATTCGTAGTCAAGTCTTGTGACTGGTGTTTAAAAAGACGGTAATAATAATCGGCAGAGAAAGCTAATATAGTGCTGAAAATGAGAGATCGGCACCAGAACACACCTCCTTCATCCATAAATGGTGACGAAATTATGGGTATGGAAGACGACGAGGGCATAATTTTCGAAGAATTGGAGGAGGTGGAGTTCACTGACGAAATGTTAGAAGACGTCGACGATCAAGAGGAAGAAGACGAGGAGATGGAGAAGCCGGAAGACCTCGCTGCGGTTGTTTTTGATAAACACAGCGGCTCCGTGTTCTGCTGTGACTTACACCCTAGTGGGAAATACGCAGCGACCGGAGGCGAAGACGACAAAGCTTATGTCTGGTCAACTAATAATGGGCAAAGTATAATGGAGTTCTCGGGCCATAAGGATTCCGTAATCTTCGTTGGTTTTAGCTTTGATGGTGCTTATTTAGCAACAGTTGACATGTCGGGGGTTATAAAAGTTTGGAAATGCAGGTTTGATGATAACCAACAAGAACCGTGGCCTGTTGCCTTCGAATATGAGGCTGATGACCTCAGCTGGGCACTGTGGCACTTTGCCGCCAGAGTTCTTATATGTGGTTCAATGACAGGGGACATATATGTATTCAAAATACCCTCTGGTGAAACGAAAGTATTGCAAGGCCACAATATTAGGACTGAATGTGGGAaggtatgtaattttattttattttaattggttttattatatttgtatagacATAGGCATGATCTAAACtttcctgctggcctattcactgttttggtctttattatcaacctattaaaataaacatcaaatcaatcgaCAAACTGTCATCTCTGTCGCAccaaacgctaaatcacttggcggtatgtctttgccggtaagatggtaactagccacggccaaagcctcccaccagccagacctggaccaattaagaaaatctcaatctgcccagctggggatcgaacccaggacctccatctctCGAATTTCAATGagactttcactggtagataggGGAGGTTAATGAGCATactcatagctgggcattaactcgttaatccgttaatcgttaattaacgaagttaacattttgattaacggattaacttttaagttaacttttaaaaatgttaacggacccgttaacttccgttaatatgcagtagtccgttaatcgttaatccaatgcctactatttaccgcgcgtcgcgattaacaggtttagacaagtaagaaatgatgaaagatttttattcaaagaaatcaacGAATTcctactatatttatgttaaaataaaatataaaatcaactaaaaataaattatggcacttttccccagtgctcaacccttatttttccaatggggatctcacacaatgataaaaaaatgcaatattaaccagtcatattaacggattaacgattaacgttaactttcgttaattcttccggaatgtaacgctttaacgtttaacgaagctaactttttttgtagcggttTAACGAtaaacgaagttaactatttgtttaacggtgcccagctatgagCATACTGAATTTCACACGGACCAAGTCACTGATGTACAATAGTCAGAAACATAAAttgtttcaaaatataaaatacttcttTCTCAGATGTTCCATGATGGTGTGAGACTAGCATCAGGATATAAGGATGGGTCTATTAAAATCTGGGACCTCAAAACTGGTACTGTACTACACCATGTACCTCCAGGAACTCATGAAGCTTGGATCAATGCTATTGACATACATCCAGAAAACAGTCTCCTGGCATCCATAACTACCGAtggtaatttttcaaatttcttaatttatttactgacttttattactttatacttatcttcttcttatagtgcttctccattactgaaggtctgtggtcagctttctaaacttttcttgtccatggctaggcggaaaagttcttcgactgtctttatgccagtccactcccttatatttcgtagccaggacttctttcttctatctactcctcttttgcctgcaatcttgTTATTCTTGTATTAtagtagtatttaatattttatacaatcatTGGGCCagtggttttggatcacgaggtcctgggttcaattcctgGGTTGGGATATGAGATACAAGTTTTTCTTTCGTCTAAAGGTTGGGATGTTGGTTGTTACATCCCTGTGCCTCTTGAGCCATTGGTCCCAGTCactatcgtcgtcgtcgtcgtcgtcgtcgttatcaacccatatacggctcactgctgagctcgagtctcctctcagaatgagaggggttaggccaatagtccaccacgctggcccaatgcggattggcagacttcacacacgcagagaattaagaaaattctctagtatgcaggtttcctcacgatgttttccttcaccgattgagacacgtgatatttaatttcttaaaatgcacacaactgaaaagttggaggtgcatgccccggaccggattcgaaccaacaccctctgaaatcggaggcagaggtcatatccactaggctatcacggctcactcaGTCACTATCATTAGCACTGTAATAGTGGTTGTCCATTAATGTGACTTTATccctaagcctgccaacccacattggaacagcatggtggttctgagctccatatccccATATCGCCTATAAGGAGGCACCTGACCtgcagtgggccattaaaataggctgataatgatataattttatttcatattatattttattacaggtAAAATTAGTTTGACAACACCAAGCAATGGTAAGGTAGTGGACCAATTGGAGACAGAGACAGATTTAGAAACCATAGCATTTTGTCCTGACCCTCAGCTAGGATACTTTGCTTTAGGTATGTATGGCATGTGCATGATATTATCAAATACATCAAATACATTGGATAAGCCATCTACTGAATCTCtcgtaagccgtgatagcccagtgtatatgacctctgcctcctattctggagggtgtaggtttgaatccggtcctgggcaatgcacctccaacttttcagttatatgctttttaagatattaaatatcacgtgtcacaaatggtgaaagaaaaactttctaagaaaacctgcatacctgagaatttctgaagtctgtcaattcacattgggccagcgtggtgactattggtctaacctaacccctcaggttctgagaggagactcatactcggcagtgagccgaatatgggttgataatgatgaatgatgactgAATCTCTTGATATCTGTAGCTATATTctgtaacaatataattatatagaacTCTGCATGTTTTTAAATGACAATGTACATTCCacaaaaaaatgtcacatcatatatattactatatatacatttaatataatttatttatgttttacaactttaggttatttttttctttttttaatcatcTTCCGGGAATTCTATTAAAGAATTATATTAAAGTTAGATACGTTTGACTTTTTAGTCaatagataaattattacaaCAATTTTGGTGTCTTAATTCAAGGAATTTTATTACGTTTATGCGTTTGCGATTTCttttacgataaaagatttaaaatactattttatttaaaaatactattccATAACTTAACTAATGTCCATGAATATTGAGTCCTTTTACTCTTACGATAAAGATGTTACCTACTGTCGGTTacactaacatttaaaaataagttttactaaCGATAAACCAAGCATTTGGGATCAACCCATTTCACCTTTCCCCCCAAAATCGTTTTTAgtataactaattttatattttaccttttaaaaatgttatttgtacTAATTTGACATTTACGTTAAAAGTGTCACTTACTATAATTTCATGGTCTTAAGTCGACTAGCGGTTTTTTAAAACGGTAAAGCTTTTAGAGGAAAATTGCTCATTTAGATAAACTTCAACCTCTATAGCGATTGTAATTGAGAAGGGcgattgtaaatttttaattaggacgttccaaaaaataataaataaataatcagccaaaaaaatactattaaattaaatttaaaataagagtatgttttgtttaaatttcaaatgaaacttggcacgatttgagaccataatacttACAGAaataggttatttttattaaataggatactttttgtcgcgataATTAAATCAGAACGGGACGAAtcagggattgaaagtttgtatggaaagtccttcatttttcaagtttttcaaaatttctaccCCAGAAGGGTTAGAAAAgggtaaagttttttaatataaatcgttcatgttttgagttaggTATAGTTTTGTAAAGTggttagtggactatttattatacatatactagcagacgccccgcagtttcacccgcgtagttcccgttactgTTGGAATAAGAGGATgaaatatggcctatgacactcacaaataacgtggttttcttcTGGTAAAAGATttgcaaaatcggttctgtagattcgataattaccccttacaactttacctctttataatattagtaaagataaaacatgcgaaaatattaatagaaggggttgaaataggagttgaaagttttcatctatttccacgcggacgaagtcgcgggcgtataGTACCTAGTGTGGGAAAACGTCTGGGTGGAATAAGAAAGgttaaatcataaaattttgaAGTGATTAGGTTACGAACGCGTAtttcatcatttattttcaCTTTCATTTATTGTACCGTTTCCTTAAAACCGGTCCACATCCAAACATGCATGACGAAATAGTG
Proteins encoded:
- the LOC112048672 gene encoding 39S ribosomal protein L10, mitochondrial, yielding MALINRGLLKTAAPLLCTRRFRGKINIQKPRKPHFGRQILIDISKPHFGPPKHLLPEIMKCEKIKDTIAKMEIDNPFERILANECLNWFNTSKMVVFLHVNSINMEDKTPVYASLKKNDMHLRTYGKKIVSMATTGTRYEAVNQLFTSHQNIIFGQPENAAKMFKILKKAPQLVVMAGIIEDKLLSKNELVEFSKLPNLDVARSQLCSVLQSAGSCLVGQLNQSQQILVSHLEKHISIQNSPTTEDNQTESIDTKEES
- the LOC112048680 gene encoding angio-associated migratory cell protein — encoded protein: MRDRHQNTPPSSINGDEIMGMEDDEGIIFEELEEVEFTDEMLEDVDDQEEEDEEMEKPEDLAAVVFDKHSGSVFCCDLHPSGKYAATGGEDDKAYVWSTNNGQSIMEFSGHKDSVIFVGFSFDGAYLATVDMSGVIKVWKCRFDDNQQEPWPVAFEYEADDLSWALWHFAARVLICGSMTGDIYVFKIPSGETKVLQGHNIRTECGKMFHDGVRLASGYKDGSIKIWDLKTGTVLHHVPPGTHEAWINAIDIHPENSLLASITTDGKISLTTPSNGKVVDQLETETDLETIAFCPDPQLGYFALGTLNGSVTIWDTSRKMIRHHCSKSDDRNSPGVTKIIWVKDQILAGCLDGSVRIYDGKSGERKVVLTGHWSQVLDLCYNAEENIILTTSNEGSARIFKYS